Genomic segment of Oenanthe melanoleuca isolate GR-GAL-2019-014 unplaced genomic scaffold, OMel1.0 S093, whole genome shotgun sequence:
AGAATGTGCTTTTGTAGTTATTCCCAGTCACTTCCACTCATCTTCAGTCTGCTGCATCAAAGGACTGTCCTCTATTTCTCAACTCTGCTCCTTTCAGAGGGAAGTAGAGTGGAAGGAAAGCACCTGGCACATTTCAGCTCTCACAAGCATTCAGAACTGGATATGGGCTAGGACAAAGCCTCCTGCCCCAAATCTGCATGGCATGAATGCCCTCAGCACCAGTTCTGTAGTTCTGTTGCTTCCCCTCTGCTGCACTACTTTCTAGTGTCAGGATAGCTGCTGCTAGGAGGTGTAACTGGGGCCTTAATTCCTCTGCTTGGAAGAGACTGTCCAGCCAGAAGGAGCATGACTGCATTGCTTTATTAAAACTTAACCCATCAACTTAATTTGGaggaaaatatacaaaaaaacaCACGCTCTTTTGGATTTAGAAATAACAGTCTTGGAAATAACTGTCGGGAGAAAGAGGGAGGACGGGGCACTTCTAATATCAGATACAATTTGGGGGTGAACCCTTTGTGGTTTGCTGTACTGTTTGCTGGAGTAGGCACCGCACGCTGCTGGCTGTATCTTGACTTTGACCATCCAGCAGGCTGTTATTTCAGCAGCCACCTTTATCGTGCACTCCTTTGCAGAAATGCCAGCCGAACAGAAGCAGTGACATCCTtcaagggcagggagagcagcgTTCCAGAAGACCTGCTGCGGTAAGTGCTGCTGATGGCTGCGCTTTGTGAAACAAAGGTTGGTGTTTCTGTGCACTCAGCAAGCGGGTTCTGTTTTGTTCAGGCGAGCCTTTGTGAGAATGAGCACATCCCCCCAGGCCTTCCTGGCCCTGCGCTCCCACTTTGCCAGCTCCCATGCCCTGATGTGCATCAGCCACTGGATCCTTGGCATTGGAGACCGCCATCTGTCCAACTTCATGGTTAACAAGGAGACAGGTGGCATGGTGGGAATAGACTTTGGATATGCTTTTGGTGCAGCCACACAGGTATTTGTTTTCAACTAATTTGTTACAGCTTTTGCATTTGGTATGTGTGATTACATGTGTGTTCTCAGTACTAAATTTGATGCTCTTCAGGTTCCCATTGTTCTGGTGCAAAATGATCTTTGCAAGTTATTTCTAGTCGATTGAATAAAATATCTGAGAACAGATATTCTCAGACAAGCAGTGAGCTATGGAAGTCCACAGACGCAATATGGTGGTATTTTACATAGTTCAGCCATGGTTTCAACCACTGTCACTGAATACTCATGACTAGAGCTTTGATGTCACAACTTGGTTCAGTTCTACTTTTGCATGTTATTTTCAGTGAAGTGGCAAAGAGGGTTTCAAATcttaagaagaagaaaatattcctgtttaACCCTTCAGTTCCAAGGCTTCTTACTTCTTGTTTTCTTATGACTGTCCTTCCCCTTGGCTAGTTCTTGAGTGTGCCAGAGTTGATGCCCTTCCGCCTGACTCGCCAGTTTGTTAATCTGATGATGCCAGTGAAGGAGTGGGGACTCATTTACAGTGTGATGGTGCATGCCCTGAGGGCTTATCGTTCAGATCCAGACCTCCTCATCAGCACCATGGATGTGTTTGTCAAAGAGCCTTCTTTGGACTGGAAGGTGGGGTTTTGtcctttttcacttttcttcatGTGAAAATTCTTAAGCTGCTATAAGAATAAAACTGATGAAAAAGGAAGTATTCCTTGAGGCTCACTCTCAGTACTCCTTTtatctttctttgttttattaaattctCAGAGAAACTGAACTctaaagtatttaaaatgacagaattttaTATTGATGCACAAAAACCAGTAGCATATGTTTGTGTTATCAGTGTACTGTTCTTCATCTTTAATGATAAACCTTAAGAAGTGGATAACTCTTGATGCCACTTATGGCAccagcataaatattttcaacttTTTGTATTCGCCCTCTTAATTTGCATAACAGCACTGTATATATCAAACTAATagctacagagaaaaaaatctgaaactaGTTGAACTTCAGTAACTTCAGCTGTAAATTAAAGTCATAGGCAAGTTACATACTATCTCACTGCTTTATCCTCCACTGCATCTGCAGTTAAGATTCTGGCTTGACTTGCTGTGATCTGCAGCTTAAAAACCTTTTTCAAGTGTGTGATTTATGATAAATGGGACAAATATGTTTTCTCCTTAGAACTTTGAGCAGAGACAGCTGAAAAAAGGAGGCACATGGATTAAGGAAATAAACACAACTGAAGTAAACTGGTACCCTTTGCAAAAGGTCAGCTATGTCAGAAGAAAGCTTACAGGTGCCAATCCAGCAATAATCACTTGGTAAGATGCTCTCCTTTTGCTTTACACTGCTCCACTAAGAGCTCTGGAAGGCTCCTATGTCAGATTTTGCTCCCTTTGGATAGAATGGCAGctaggaaaagagaagagacaGACAGGGCAAAATTTCAGCAAACCTTCTGTCAGAATCATTTTGGTCCATGTACAAGCTCTCTGAATCACCCTGCCAGCCAAAACACCAGATATCTCCCTGTGAGTTTTCTTGCTCCAGCTCAGGCCTTCTGAGCAGTTTTACTGCTCCTGGCAACACATGCCTCCCCTCCGTGTCAGGCTGCTTAATCTTATACTCCTCAGGCCCACTGTTCTTTATGTTTGTCTCCACTGCTTTTAGGGTAGggataatatttaaattaatatatgcTTCTGGTGGAGGATTGCTTGAAATGCAACCTGTACCAGCTGCAGGGGAGGCATGGAGGAAAGCTGCTTACAAGAAACATCAAATTCAAATCTGGTGGCATTCTCAGGTTATTTATGTCAGTCTAGTCAAGTCTGGCTCAAATCAGGATGTCTTTTAAGTTCAGTTAAAAGTACAATTAATCCCTTCCATCCTCTCTTAAAAAGTCATTTTGGATTAATCAGgggaaagacagaaaagcaaagaaagcaagCCTGTTTTAAAACCGTACAAATATTGAAAagtgcaggatttgggaggagtCCCTTTTGCGGTcaaggctgcactggaaaaggcagcaaaataCTTGTTATAGACACAAATCAGGAGAGCAGGTAAAGAGATCAACAGCTTGGATGTGAACTGCTGCATCCTTCTTTCAGCTGGAGACCTTTGGCAAACCTGGCATATTCATGGTAAATATCCACTACTGAAGAGCCCCTGAAACCATCAGTCTTCACTGCCCAAGCCTTCTACAGCCTCCCCATCTTGATCTCAATTCaagctttatttttcaagtgctgttttgtatttaaaaatccatctcaggtttttttgcttgtttcttttagTAAGAGCTTATTTTTGTGTTCTCAATTTCAGCGATGAGCTGCGCCTGGGCCATGAGAAGTCTCCTGCTTATAATGATTTTGCAGCTGTGGCTCGTGGTAACCCTCATCATGATCTCAGAGCCAAAGAGCCTGAGGATGGACTTTCAGAGGAGACCCAAGTGAGATGCCTCATTGATCAAGCAACAGACCCCAATATTCTTGGCAGAGTCTGGGAAGGATGGGAACCCTGGATGTGAGGAACTGTATCTAAAACCCTGTCTGCCAGGGGACCTGTACCCTAAAACACAGCTGAACCAGATCAGAATTTTAAggccaaaaaggaaaaaaactcttaaCTATTTTTATCACTGGTTAACTTGACTAGtagagaaaataaactttttgtATTAAAGCTATATTCAAACAGTGATTTTCgttgcttttttaaaagttatttttcttgtgtgtgGTTCTGTAACAAAGCATCTTTATTGTCTTTGTGTTAAAATCAACGCAGAAAGAACTGGAGAGGCTATAGAGCTTAAAGATCTATTTGAAAAGATTTATTATATTTCCACTGAAATCCCTCAGTGGAAAGCACAAAATCATACCCTGACAACTTGTAGGCTTCAATGTAGTGATGTAGTGAgtctgtgcttttcttttgcagagaCCTTGATGGCAATCAACTGAAACCATTCTACAGCCACGTATTATTGTAGTTAAAACTTGAAGATTTTCATATCAGTACTATCCATGGACCACATGGTGAAATTAAACAGAAAAGGTCTCTTAGCTCTAGATAACACCTAAAGTATCTGAACAGCTTTTTCATTACTGGATAACGAGATAGTAATGATGAGACTGTTTTTAGCAATTAGAGGTTATACCCTGTTATCTTTGTCCTTTGGAAGtctgcactgctcacactgttttatttccaaattattGTTTGGCCCAAGCCAGAAGTACTCACTGCTGTCAGAGCTGAGCACGGTAAGCTTCTTGCCAtaactgcagcacagcacaggaatgtCTACTGCACTTTGGAATTTGTATATTCCAAGCTGTGGAGGTTGTGCCAGATGTGACTTTGTGTCCAGCAGCCAGTTCTCAGGTGTGCTGGCTTTGGCTGAGGTTGAGTTCGTTTCCTGCAGAGTAGCTGGAGTGGGGCTGAGGTTGGGGTTTGTGCTGAAACAGTTGATAACACAAGGATGTTTCATTATTGCTGAGCAGAcaagccctgctgtgcctctcacACCGAGAggaggccagggctgcacagctgagcccagctgagccaAGGCTAGCACAGCCCAtgggctgctgtgctcagcctgcagagctgggggaagaggagggcGAGGGGAGGATGTTcagagtgatggtgtttgtcttcccaagtctCTGTCATCCCAGCTTTCCTGGAAGGGCTGACCATcagcctgcccatgggaagcagtgaatgaattccttgctttgctttgcttgtgcacagcttttgctttagCCAGTTGACCATCTTGATCTCAGCCCCTCAGTTTTCTCACTTCCCAGTTCTCTCTGAGGGGattgagcagcagctctggggctgagctcccagctgaggTTAAACTGCACATGGGagtgagggagaaggagaaTTCTCTCAAACATCACTGTTGTTCATTACCCAGATTTACTGTAGGACATAGATTTAATTGAGGCTTTTAATAATTATGATAAGGGGTGTAATAAAAATTAGTCTTTGCCCTTTCACTGCCTACAAgatttccctcctgcctctgtggcAGTGGGGCAGTTCTGGTCTCACTGAGGGCCAcgtctgctgctggcaccagtCTCAAATCTGTCAGCTGGAGAGTAAAGAAATCTGCCTtctggatgctgcagctccatgaAAAACTCCCAATGAGGAAGATTGCTGAGGCCTAGAGAACAGGGAGGGAGCTTGTCTTCTTCCAATACTTTCCAATTATTATTTGTTACCTTTCTTCTTCATAAACATACTCAATGGTTTGTGTCAATAGTGTTATAAATcaagaaattcaaaatattttatcactttataaattaaaaatgttgttAAGATGTATTTTTGTAgaggaaacatttaaaaataacaataaactTTAAGCTGTATACCTCATTTCAAAAGTTAATTTAGGGCACTTTAGTCACAAGTTTACCCATTTATAGAGATTATAATTAGTGGACAgtaagtggggtttttttaatggaagagtTTGATACAGTCTGTTTTTATATACACTATATAAGATGTCATGGTGTTTTATGCTTTTGATCTCTGCTAACAATTAGGACTGCAATCTTATGACTAAAACTTGGTCAGGTGAGGTACCCTGGCTTTCATGCTGTCACTATACAAATATAAGAAAGTTTAAAGCACAATAAAAAAGGCAACATGAAAAGGCAGGGGGCATTTAGAAATTAAGTGGCTGGGTGTACGAGGTGTTTAATGGCACTTCTGGTACATACCTCAGATAGTTACTGGGTACTTTGAcctgccctgcagaggacaAAGTTTAGGTTTATACTTTAACGAGGCTCTTCTCCTAGGACTTCTGATATCCTCAGCAACAGCAGCTGTTTGTGCACAGCAGGCTCCCTCCTTGGCCTTTGGGAGTGGGAGTGCAGGCTGGTCCTTCCCTCGAGGGGCTGGGGGTCACCTCTCCAtgctctctgctccctgagGTCCTGGTGCACAGCCCTCAGGCTGGGGGTGGGACAGGCAGAAGTGACACTGGCTGACAACATGGTCGTGACAATTTACATAGCTAAAAGCTCCATTTGGCCCCGGAATAAGTGCAATAGTGGAAAGCCTCAGCTACACCAGCCCTTATTAGTCATGTGTTTGTCAAGCTCATGTGTCAGCTGAGGCACAAAGAAAGAGGCTGTTGGGTCTTCAACACAGACACATCCTGTGCAGAGCAAGTGGAGTTCCCCTAACTTTCTTTGGGGAGCTTTCACCATGAAGCTGAATGGTCCTGGAAATAACCTCCAACACATGTGCAtggcagctgctgtcccaggcctggctgctctctgtAAGATGCAGCAGCTAAATGGgaaggctggagccaggctgtgaAGCAGCAAGGAAGGCACTGGCACAGTGCAAACCTCTCATTGCTGGGCTCAGTGCTTTACAGGGTGGGTTTATTTGGCTCCCAGAAAAGAGTTAAGATGATGTGAAGATCAGAGTCAGAGACTGCTTCAGGTCTCATGATGCAAAACAGAACTTGGGAGCTATTCACAAGTACAGCAGAGTATTTCCTTCTCAGATTAAATAACCAGATGGATGGGCACTATATCTGGAAATCCATTAGCTGTATCTAAAAAGTTATGTAAAACATTAGCATATATTCTCGCTAGGTTTTTCTTAGAGTATAGAATGACGTCGTGTTTAAGCTAATCCTTACCATCCCTGCCAATCTTGTAATTTCCCTCTAGCCAAGAATAACAGTACTGCTGAATCCAGAGGAAAACTCTGGAACTGCTGCCTACTgtctcctttcccagctgatAGAGAGgttcctgctgcttcttgtgCTCAGGATTTTCCCCCTTAGTCCCCACCACTGCCCCCCAGTTTAAATGTTATCTTGGGGCTAAGAGGTGATGCAACACCAGCACACAtttgggcacagggaggagccTACGAGCTTTACACAAAAACAATGAATTTGGCTCATATTCAGACGTGGAATAAGGaatttcctgcagctcttctggTCTTACACTTGCAGGTTCAGCCAGCTGCTTCCAAAAGTAAGCatctatatatatagagagagacttctccccaaaattcttatttcttatCAAAATCAAGTATAAGAATTGATTTCCTCTGctttaaaacttgtttttcccCTGAGGCTGAGGGTCTGCCGAGTCACTTTGTTAATACTCTGCCTCATTTGGAAATTACATGgactttaaaatttaatttttaagttatgCTCCCTGTAAGAAATGGCACCTACCCAGAAAGCTCACACCCTGGCAGACACCCCCAGCACCAAATGGTGTCACTGGTCTTGTAGAAAAACTACCAAAGAGCCACACCTTATGTCAAACAAAGATGTGTCCAGAATAGGGTGTTTAGAGGGGTATTTTCTTGTTGCAAAAAGGTTGGGAAGTGTTTTGGGCCACAGAGATGATCAGAGAGCAGAAGCACCTCTCCAGTGAAGGCAGCCTAAGAGGTTGTTCAGcctgaggaagaaaatgttttggggACACTgtattgcagcctttcagtaccGAAAGGGAGCCTGTGGGAAAGATGCAGAGAGACTTTTTATCGAGGTCTGTagagacaggacaaggaggaatggttttaaactgaaagtgGCTAGGTTTATATCagatattaggaggaaatttttcactgtgaaaGTGATGAGACACGGGAACAGTGAAAAggtgtggatgccccatccctgggagtgctcaaggccaggttggatgggactctgagcaacctgctgtAGTGGAAGTTGTCCTGgcccatggcaggagagttggaattggatgatctttaaggtcccttccaaccgAAACCATTCTGATAACATGAAGGAGTGGCCATAAGGGAATAGAAAAGTTTTGGCTACAGTTTCCACATTATTTTCAGGGTGGagttttttcttcatctttttctttcatcttttggGATAGAAGAGCATAACATTGACTCTACTTGTCCATTACACTCACAGTAAATTATACCACACAAGATTTCATTTGATTACACAGAGGATGTAGCTGTCAATTTGATCAGGTGAATGGATATTCATGAAAAACCTGTATCAGGACAAATTCTGAGTATCCACCAAAGAGTGTGAGAAAACAAGGAGCACAGGTTCTGAGGATTTTGCTGCAGTAGCACTTGGCCTTTTGGGAGCCTGGTACATGGAGGATCTTACTCAGCAGCCACAGGTGCAGCTGGAcaaacccagcctgggctgaCACCATCAGGGCTTAAATGCCTGCAGTGAGACAAAACACCGAGCTTCAACTCAGTGAGCTACAAGGGAAAATCCTTTAAATTACCATCGAGTTCTTCAGCTGCTGAGTGTAGGGAGGCCACAGGCAGGGTGAGTGCAATGATGTACAAGTACAGCACAAGTGACAAAGTACTGTGACAGTGCTGCAGGACAAGGGACAGGCACGAGCCCTGGCAGGAGGCACGAGCAGTCACTGTGCTGGCTGACAAGAGCCAACACCAACCTCAGGCAGGTACTGTCCCTCAGGCAGGTTTTTGACTCTCCCCAGGCAGTCTGTACCTCCCCATTTACGTGTCCCATTCCCTTGTCAGTCCCCATGTGCCATTGCTGGCTTCCAGCTGATGAATGAAAGCATACTggcattcctgctgcttcttgcaGGGAGGAAAAGTGCAGCAAACCAGTCCTCCatctttttcccctctgtcagCTTGGTCTTTACCCACGAATCCCCTAGGACCTGATGTCCTGCTGGTGCTGTCTCAAGCCCATAATATCAAGAGCAGAGAAGGGCTCCTTAGGCTCCCCAGGACTAGCATGGCCTCACCACGCTTCTAGTCCCACTGTCCCAAAAAGTCCTGCatgcctggctgggctgctggagaTGAGCATGCTGAGGCACTACTCTATTTCCTTACCTTCACTGAGTGGCCTGTTCCCAATTTCTGAGGAAGAACTAGCCAGAAAACAATGTGATTTAACTTCCATCCCTGAAGGGGTCAGGGTCCTGGTGTTTGAGATTCACAGCCAGCCATCCAGAGTAAGttaaagttttggtttttttctgcttcttagAGAAAAGTTTCCTGTCCTTTCTTGCCAGGTTTAAATACTTGATTTGGAGTATGAACCTCAAGCAAgttttaaagaatttattctgAAGTTCAGATGATCACCTGCTTCTTACTGATGATTAAAATACTGGATCCCAGGGACAAGCTGTGACTCGGTGGGTCAGGTACTCAGCAGGACAGATGAGGGAAATCAAGGGCTTGTCTGTACTTCACTGCTCATGAAAGCACATCTGCAGATGGGAACAGATTCAGCTGCTGAGATGCCAGACAAATCCACCCCAGGAACCAGGAGAGTGTGGATGTCACCTGCCTTCAGTGCACTGCTTTGCTGGGTGCCAGGTATCCCTTGCTCACATGCTCCTGGATGCTTCACTGCAGGTGTAGCAGCACCCCAGGGCCTCACACTCTGCATGGCACATGGGAGAGCCCTCAAACATTCTCCTGAAATCACACATCCCAGGCTCAGCAACAAACACAACCAGCTCACCCTCCAGGGggtggctcctgctgctttgtggGCTGGGCATTGACCACAAGCTCTGGAGTTCTGAGCACACCTCCAGGTCCTGAACACCCTGTGGGCAAGCTGCACCCCCTGTGGTGGGGCTTAGAGTGACCCAGGTGGCTTATGCTGAGGTttacacagcagctctgtgccttcTGCTGAGGGATTTCGAGAATGAATTGCCAAGGAGGCAAGGTGCCCAGCGGGGGTCGGGTGACCTGGCTGGGAATTGGGTGTCTTTTTTGGAGTAACACATGATGGGCATTAAACAGGCATGTTGAGGCTGGCACAGTGGCATGCCAGCGCTGGCTGACCTTTGGGGTAAGGACTTTGGTGAGCTGGAACTTTGCAGTTAAATGAGTGCTTTCCAAGACAAATCATAATTTTACGACTACAATGGGTGTAATTTAACCCCTTCCAGTAGAGCAAGGGGGGAGACAGGAGATACCAGACTGCATCTCATTTCTGAACTACCTTCCCATGCCTCATGCATGCACTCCTCTGCACTTCATACAGAGAAAAAGGGCCCAGGAACACCACGTTCCCTGCAGGCCAGGGGCAGGTGGTGTAGAGCTGTGCATCATGAATAGACCTCAGAGAAGGTCTGGAGTATAtagaatacaaaaaaataacataaaatggtttggggCATATTATTTCTTTGACaatgtggaagaaaataaaagcaaccaTTTCTTGTCTCACTAGTATGGATATAGCTTGTGTATAGATAGAGGTTATGTCACCAGTCCTGTGATGAGAAAGGAAATCAAGTTTATTTAAACATAATATATCTGGCAGCGCTGGAGTTAAAAGCAAAGCTTCACCAAGTGAAACCTTACCTGCCAGATGTAAAACCCCACCTGCCAGGCACTGCACACTGTCCCTGATCCCTCAAGCCTTCCCACGAGGAGTTTACATCCAAAGGAAGAGCATGTACCAGCCTCGTTCCCAGCTACTTATGCTAAAATACACACCCCTGTGATAAACAGCTGCGGTCCTGCAACAGCTGCGGCGGCGGCAGATGGAGCCGGGCCCGGAGAGGGGCAGCAGGCACGGCACGACGGGCATGTCCCCGCGGTCCCCAGAAAGCCACCTCGGGCCAGTGGCCCCGCGCTCcgcagggcacagctccaggccagCAGCGTCAGctgagtgctgggctggaaaGTCAGCGCCTGGGACACT
This window contains:
- the LOC130266584 gene encoding DNA-dependent protein kinase catalytic subunit-like produces the protein MESLRKPKRITIRGSDEQEYPFLVKGGEDLRQDQRIEQLFDVMNIILSQDATCSQRNMQLKTYQVIPMTSRLGLIRWLENTCTLKEFLKNSMSEEEDTSYYSPRGPRATYSEWLSRMGGKAQGISRYLAMYRNASRTEAVTSFKGRESSVPEDLLRRAFVRMSTSPQAFLALRSHFASSHALMCISHWILGIGDRHLSNFMVNKETGGMVGIDFGYAFGAATQFLSVPELMPFRLTRQFVNLMMPVKEWGLIYSVMVHALRAYRSDPDLLISTMDVFVKEPSLDWKNFEQRQLKKGGTWIKEINTTEVNWYPLQKVSYVRRKLTGANPAIITCDELRLGHEKSPAYNDFAAVARGNPHHDLRAKEPEDGLSEETQVRCLIDQATDPNILGRVWEGWEPWM